The Chlorocebus sabaeus isolate Y175 chromosome 1, mChlSab1.0.hap1, whole genome shotgun sequence genome includes a region encoding these proteins:
- the LOC103248111 gene encoding triosephosphate isomerase-like translates to MAPSRKFFVAGNWKMNRKKQNLGELISTLNAAKVPADTKVVCAPPTAYIDFARQELDPKIAVAAQNCYKVTNGDFTGEISPGMIKDCGATWVVLGHSERRHVFGESDEPIGQKVAHALAEVLGVIACIGEKLDEREPGITEKVVFEQTKVIVDNVKDWSKVILAYMPVWAIGTGKTATPQQAPEVQEKLRGWLKSNVSEAVAQSTPIIYGGSVTGATCKELAGQPDVDGFLVGGASLKPKFVDIINAKQ, encoded by the coding sequence ATGGCGCCTTCCAGGAAGTTCTTCGTTGCGGGGAACTGGAAGATGAACAGGAAGAAGCAGAATCTGGGGGAGCTCATCAGCACTCTGAATGCAGCCAAGGTGCCGGCGGACACCAAAGTGGTTTGTGCTCCCCCCACTGCCTATATCGACTTCGCCCGGCAGGAGCTAGATCCCAAGATTGCTGTGGCTGCACAGAACTGCTACAAAGTGACTAATGGGGACTTTACTGGGGAGATCAGCCCTGGCATGATCAAAGACTGCGGAGCCACGTGGGTGGTCCTGGGGCACTCAGAGAGAAGGCATGTCTTTGGGGAGTCAGATGAGCCGATTGGGCAGAAAGTAGCCCATGCTCTGGCAGAGGTACTCGGAGTAATCGCCTGTATTGGGGAGAAGCTAGATGAAAGGGAACCTGGCATCACTGAGAAGGTTGTTTTTGAGCAGACAAAGGTCATCGTAGATAATGTGAAAGACTGGAGCAAGGTCATCCTGGCCTATATGCCTGTGTGGGCCATTGGTACTGGCAAGACTGCAacaccccaacaggccccggaaGTACAGGAGAAGCTCCGAGGATGGCTTAAGTCCAACGTCTCTGAAGCAGTGGCTCAGAGCACCCCTATCATTTATGGAGGCTCTGTGACTGGGGCAACCTGCAAGGAGCTGGCCGGCCAGCCTGATGTGGATGGCTTCCTTGTGGGTGGTGCTTCCCTCAAGCCCAAATTCGTGGACATCATCAATGCCAAACAATGA